From the genome of Leptodactylus fuscus isolate aLepFus1 chromosome 1, aLepFus1.hap2, whole genome shotgun sequence, one region includes:
- the LOC142204205 gene encoding taste receptor type 2 member 40-like, which yields MLPLFIVGSMTVLGISTVLTMFTNSLIIAVNIIDKMQGKNLSSSDLIMVTLCISNILFQFTMLVNDYVSFLETDLYFSYEVYVIFTVMLIVPIYCSFWFTVCLSVNYYLQIIIFTHPFLIRFKIGVSQLVSQLLIASALMAMATGVPAAWNFYTDSPGLNMSSNMTMEISVPKLNVIYLLPSNLISCSFPLVLVGIANGLIIKSLLTHTHKSDRNTKGDLSARAEGRVRAARTISCLLILYLSFYISEIFMFLDTFPPNSPGFCICLIVIYSYSPGQSIVFIFGSPKLKQVSLSILHCIGGANKEKPKKPKVMFIKLRKKEMGPEK from the coding sequence ATGCTCCCGTTATTCATTGTGGGTTCCATGACTGTTTTGGGCATCAGCACTGTATTGACAATGTTTACCAACTCACTTATCATTGCTGTGAACATCATAGACAAAATGCAAGGGAAGAACCTCAGTTCGTCTGATCTCATTATGGTGACACTATGTATCTCCAACATATTATTTCAATTCACCATGTTGGTTAATGACTATGTAAGTTTCCTGGAGACCGATCTCTATTTCTCTTATGAAGTCTATGTCATATTTACAGTCATGCTTATTGTACCCATTTATTGCAGCTTCTGGTTCACAGTTTGCCTTTCTGTGAATTACTACTTGCAAATCATCATTTTCACTCATCCGTTCTTAATCCGTTTTAAGATTGGGGTTTCTCAGCTTGTTTCCCAACTTCTCATAGCTTCAGCATTGATGGCGATGGCTACTGGTGTCCCTGCAGCCTGGAACTTTTATACAGATTCTCCAGGATTAAACATGTCAAGCAATATGACAATGGAAATCTCTGTCCCCAAACTAAATGTTATATATCTATTGCCCAGTAACCTGATCAGTTGTTCTTTTCCACTTGTTTTGGTGGGAATAGCAAATGGATTAATCATCAAGTCACTTCTGACTCACACTCATAAGTCAGACAGGAATACAAAGGGAGATCTCAGTGCTCGTGCGGAGGGTCGAGTGCGGGCAGCAAGGACGATCAGTTGTCTCCTAATTTTATATTTATCTTTTTATATCTCAGAGATCTTCATGTTCCTTGATACTTTTCCTCCAAATAGTCCAGGGTTCTGCATCTGTCTAATAGTCATTTACAGTTATTCTCCTGGACAGTCTATTGTTTTTATCTTTGGCAGCCCCAAATTAAAACAGGTGTCTCTCAGTATACTGCATTGTATAGGAGGTGCTAACAAAGAAAAGCCTAAAAAACCAAAAGTTATGTTTATTAAACTCAGGAAGAAGGAGATGGGGCCAGAAAAATGA